GCCGGACCCATCGCCGAACGCATGGTCGAGGGCGTACGGGCCGCAGGGGGCATCTGGCAGGAAGCCGACCTGAGCGGATACCGCATCATCGAGCGCGAGCCGATTCGCTGGCGCAGCCAGGGGCACGAGATCATCAGCGCACCGTTGCCATCGGCCGGCGGCATTGCGCTGGCCGGTATTCTTCAGGGACTTGACCATCTACCCGCGACGCCCCCCGGATCGGCACAGCGTACCCATCAGCTGGTCGAGCTGATGCGCCGGGTATATCGCGACCGCGCTGTTCTGCTGGGCGACGCCGATCAGATCGACGTGCCGGTCGCGCGCCTGATCTCTGCAGAATACGCCCATGCACTGGCCGATGGCATTTCAGCGCAGCGCGCAACGCCAAGCAGCGAACTGGGGGCGCCGCAGGGGTTCGTAGAGGGCACCCATACCACACACTTTTCGCTGATCGATAGCCAGGGCAACGCCGTTGCCGCGACACTCAGCATCAATCTGCCTTTCGGCGCCGCTTTCACGGTGCCGGGAACAGGCGTATTGCTCAACAATGAAATGGACGACTTCGCCGCTGATCCGTCAGGACGCAACGCCTACGGCCTGGCCGGCAGTGAGGCCAACGCCATCGCCCCGGGCAAGCGACCGCTGTCGAGCATGACGCCCACCATGCTGGAAAACGACCAGCGCCTTGCCGTGCTAGGGACACCCGGTGGCAGCCGCATCATCACCATGGTGTTGCTGGGGAGCATGGAGGCAATGGACGGCCAGCCCGTGGAGCACTGGGTATCACGTCCGCGCTTCCACCACCAGTATCTGCCCGATCACATTCAGATCGAGGATGGCGCCTTCACCCCGCAGGTACGCTCAGCGCTCGAACGGCTGGGGCATCGCATCGAACCGGTCGGGCGCGAGTATGGTGACATGCAGGCGGTGAACTGGGACAAGCGCCAAAGCGAGCTGTCCGCAGCCAGCGATCCGCGCGGCGAAGGCAAGGCGCTGGTGCGGCGGGCGCTCAGGGCAGACTGAACGACGGCTCGATCCGTTCGCGCGGCAGCGAATCCAGCGCAGGCTGAACGGCGACATCATGGTTTTCGGCAAGCACCACATGGGCGCTGTGCAGTCGCCGCCGCACCCGCAGCAGATAGTTCAGATCATTGAGCAGTGACGTCGCCTGCCAGCCGTCCATCTCTCGGTTGCGCACATGGGTCTGGACGTTGCGCTGATACGCCTCGGCGAACAGCGTTTCCTGGTCCAGATAGCCGCTCAGCAGACGCTGCTGCTCCTCCCGGTCGCCCTGCAGGTCATCCAGTCGGGCCAGATCGATCAGGGCCAGACCGCATTGCTCCCTCAGCTCCCGATACGCCGCGCGCACGGCGGCATTCTGACTGTCGACGCCGCGGCGCAGATTGGCCTGCATATGCTTGGCTGCCTTGACTGCTTCGACGAGATCGCGCGCGGCAAGCGTCTGGTTCATCACGCTGTGTTGCTGTTCGGGCAACAGCGAAACATCGATGCGGCTGATGAATTCGAAGATATCGCCGTACACCGGCTTGATGTGGCGGTCATACAGCGCGTCGGCATCTTCGCGCAGTTCCGGCGGTACCGGCCGGCTCACGAACGTCTGCAGCTGTTCGGGGTTCATGCCGCGCCCCACCGAGGCAGGCAAGTAGGCTGCCGCAGCAACCACCTCACGGCTCAAGCGGCCGAGGTTGGCGACTTCTGCCTGCAACACCTTGAGCGCGGAATCCGCATGGCGCAGGGACGCATCATTCAGAAACCGTGCGCGCGACCCCGGCTGCTCGCCAAGTGGAAGGGGTCGTCCGCGGGCGACGCTCCGGTCGGGCAGCCAGCGCAGCAGTCCCCTGGACAGGGGCTTCACCCAGGGCACCATCAGCACCAGGCCAAGCAGATTGAACAGCGTATGAAACAGTGCCAGCTTCAGCGTGTAACTATCTGCCGCAATTCCCACGCTCTCGCTGATGACATCGACCGCCTGGGACAGCAGCGGCAGAACCGCCAGCGCCACGGCGGCAGTGACCAGATTGAACAGAATGTGGGCAGCAGCCAGGCGCCGCCCGGCCTGATTGCTGCCAATCGCCGCCACGACCGCGGTGATCGTCGTACCCAGGTTTGCGCCGATCGCCATCGCCAGGGCATTGTCGTAGCTCAACTGACCGGCAGCCAGCGCAGCCAGCGTAATCATCAGCGTGGCATGGCTGGACTGCATGAGTACCGTCGCCACCAGACCCGCGGCTACATACAGCAGCACCCCAAGCCAGCCGCTCAGCGCCAGCTGCTCAAGCGCCAACGCGCCTTCGAAACCTCCCATTCCGGACTTCATCAGATCGATGCCGAGAAACAGCAGACCGATGCCGAGCAGCACCTGACCGAGACCCTTCCAGTGGGCTTCGCCACGGCGGCCAAGGATCACGCCGAACACCAGAAGGGGCATTGCCACCGTTGCGAGATCCACCTTCAGCCCGACCAGCGCGATGAGCCAGGCACCGGTGGTAGTACCCAGATTCGCGCCGAAGACGATGCCGATGCCCGCGCTGAGGCTGATCAGCCCGGCGCTGAGAAAGGCGATGCTCAATAGCGTCACCAGCGAACTGGACTGCACCAGTGCGGTGGACAGCATGCCGAACCCGAGACTTTTCCACAGCCGATTGGTAGAGCGGGTCAGCCAGCGTTCGAGGGCACCACCGGTGAACGCCTTGAAGCCGTCTTCCAGGTGATGCATGCCGAGAATAAACAGCGCTATGCCTGCGGCAAGCGTAGCAAGCTCAGGTTTCCAGACGAACAGGCTGACGAGGACAAGCAAGGCCGCGCTGAGCCAGCCCGGCCTGAGGAATGCACGCATAAAAACCTACGACACGGTGGCGCGACGGACCGCCGCTTCCGTTTCGGCGGTCGCGCTAGGTCAGAGACGTTCCTGCTGCTGCTTGCGGCCATAGCCGGTCTTGGTACAGCCAAGGCAGCGCATGAAGGTTTCGCGACCGGGGCGTACCACAAGCTCCTGACCGGCTTCGGCCGTATTGCCGGCCAGCGCAGTGAATGGCAGGCTGACCAGGAACGCGGCAGCGCCGACGGCAGTCACGGCAGCGCCGATCGGACGCGCGATGACCAGGTCGCCGACCATGGCAAAGATGCCTGGATTTTCGACGTGTTCTTCATAACCGAAGGCGGCGGAGTCGGCGGCGAATACGCTGCCTGCGAGCAGCAGGCCGGCCAGCATGGCGGTGGTGTGACGTAACAGGCGCATAGTAGGATCCCTGGTGGTGGCCCGGTAGGCATTTATTCTCACGAACAACACCCTTCCCGGGTGCCGTTGGGCCATTGTAGGCCCAATCGTGGCATTACGGAATCTGGCCGCAGAAAATTGCCAACCCGTCCCGATTCCGCCGCCTTCAGCGCTGGCAACGCCTGCAGAATACCGAGCTGCGCTGCCCCAGGCGCACCTCACTCAGGGTGCCGCCGCAGACCTTGCATAACTGGCCGCCGCGCCCGTAGGCGAACAGTTCCTGCTGGAAGTAGCCGGGCTGGCCATCCCCGCCGATGAAGTCGCGCAGCGTGGTGCCGCCGCGCTCGATGGCATAGGCGAGAATCCGCCGAATTTCCTCGGCCAGCCGGTCGTAACGGGCACGGCTGATACGCCCTGCCTCGCGTCGCGGATCGATGCCGGCCGCAAACAGAGCCTCGGTGGCGTAGATGTTGCCAACGCCGACGACGACCGCGTTATCCATGATGAAGGGCTTGACCGCCATGCTGCGTCCGCGCGACAGACTGAACAGCCGACTGCCATCGAAGGTTCCGGACAACGGCTCCGGGCCGAGATGGGCAAGCAGCGGATGGCTGGATGGATCGGTACTCCAGAGCATGGCGCCGAACCGACGCGGATCGGTATAGCGCAGCGCCATGCCCGAATCGAGCTCGATGTCGACATGCTCGTGTTTGAGCACCGGCGTGTTCACCGGCACCAGACGCAGATTTCCTGACATGCCGAGATGGCTGATCAGCGTGCCCCCGCCGATATCCATGAGCAGATACTTGGCGCGGCGGCGCACGGCAGCAAACGTCTGGTCCTCGATCTGGATGCCGAGATCCTCCGGTATCGGCCAGCGCAGGCGACGGTCGCGCACGATCAGGCGCGTTACACGGCGACCCTCAAGGTGGGGAGCGATGCCGCGGCGGGTAGTCTCGACCTCGGGTAATTCGGGCATGTTTCGTCAGCGCTCAGCTATGCAACCAGTAGGTGGCGAACAATAACAGTAGCAACAGCGGCATGACACTGGCCACGAATCGACCGTTCCAGCCGAACGCCACGCGCCAGGGCTTCTCGCCGCTGTAGCGGGCGAGGATCAGCGTGGACGGGCCGAACGGCGAAAAGATCATTGCCAGCGAGAATCCGCACATCAACCCCACGGCCGGCGTCATGATCGGCACACCAAGGTACCCCAACTGCGCCAGTAGCCCGGCAATCAAGGAAAGCGAGACGATCGGCGCGACACCGATGACCGCCAGGGTGATGGTGCTGAACAGGCTGGCTACCGCCAACAGAAGATTGTACTTGGGCTCCTGAGCCAGCCAGGCTGCGATGTCTTCCAGCGGGGCCACCGCCCCAAGCACTGCGCCGAGCACGGCAGCACAGCCGAATATGAACATCTCGTTGTGCATGCTGCTCATGTTCTCGGTCACCTCACCCAACGCGGCGCGCGGCGAGCGATCCCGCCAGAGCAGGAATGAAACGACGCCGCACGGAACCAGTACCATGGCAGATTGCGATGCCGACAGCTCGGACAGCCAGGCAAGCAGACCTATTGCCCCCAATCCCAGCAGGCTACCGATCAACAGGCTGATCATCCCTTCGGCCTTGCTGCTGTCACCAATGTTGTCCCGCAGAGCAAGCAGGCCGCCCGTCTCCCGTCGCCAGCCGACGAGGATCATCATCAGCGCCGCGATCACCCCGTAGGGCACCATGCTGGCCCACGAGAGCTCGGGCATTTCCCGCGAGATGATCGCGATGGTCACGCTGGTCGGCGCCAGCAGCGGCACCAGAGCGAACCCGCGCAGCGTGGTGACCATTACGCTGCGCAGGCCGGCGCGTCGCTGCTCCTCGGTAAGCGGATAGCGTTTGAGATGCTCGGTAAGGGTGCCGCAGAGCAGGTTCATCATGCCGAAATTGAGAATCGAGCCGATGCTCCCGGCGGCAAGCACATAGCGCGGATACAGCACGACCTTGGAACCCGACAGCAGCGCCTTGTGCATCTCGCGCAACTGGGGAAGGCGCTTGGCAAGCAGCTGCATCAGACCCAGCGCGCCGAGAAAGCTGGTGTAGTACGCCGCAGAGGAGGCCAGCCGAGGCCATAGCGCTGCGTCGGCTCGGCTGCTGAACAGCGAGGCCAGAACGATACAAAGCGTGGCGATGCCGAGCCAGCGAGGATACGGATTGAGACGGCGAAAATGCAGGGTAAAGTAGGCAAGGAAGATCAGCGCCGCCAGCCAGCTCAGCGGCTTGAATGCGCTCAGCAGGGCGATCAGCTCGAGGCCTACGCCCAGTGGCAGCAGCGCTGCCTTCATTGACAGAGGCTCACGGCAGATCCTTGCGGTATGCGCCCTTCTTGAACACGCCTTCGCCAAACCCGATCAGCCTGTCGTCATGGTCGAGCAGGTCGCAGCTGGCCATGAACACCTTGTGGCCGGCGCTACGGCAGGTCGCCACGGCGCGCACGCGGGTGCCGACCGGAGCCGTCGCCGAGAAATTCACGTTCAATGACAGGGTGATGGCGACCCGGCGCTCCTCGGCCGTGGGTGCCCAGGTGCCGCACAGGCCCATGGCGATGTCCAGCAGGCTGGCAGTGACGCCACCGTGCAGGTTGCTGGCATTGTTCATGTGCTTCTGGGTCAGCGTCAGGGCGATCACCGCCCGGTCCTTGCCGTATTCCACCAGCTCGACCCCCAGGTCCTGGAAGAAGCCGGTGACCGAGCGCTCTACAGCCTGACGTTGATCCTGATCCACTAGACACCACCTTAATCTACACTTGCGGGACACTACAGCCGCCAGCGATTTGGAGCCGGCCTCGACTGTCCTGATTTTGAGACAAGTATGCCACGTCGCTGTCTGACCACGGCGAGCGGGCTCCGATCTGCGCGAACTTGCAACCACGCAGCCCAGGATTTAATCTCGCATACCTGCAACGAAACCTCATTCCGCTATGCGGAACGACAAGAGTAACGAGGAGTTTACGCATGTTCAACCGGATTGGCGTGATTGGCGCCGGTGCCATGGGCCGCGGCATCGCGCAGCTTTTCGCTTCCAGCGGCGAGCAGGTAATCATGTATGACACCCGCGCCGAGGCGATCGCCGACGCACTCGAATTCAACCGCAACCTGCTGCAACGCTCGGTCGCCAAGGGCAAGCTCAGCCAGGACGAATTCGATGCCACTGTCGCCCGCATGCAGCCGGCCGCCAGCCTGGATGATCTCAAGGACTGCGACCTGATCATTGAAGCGATCGTCGAGCTGCTCGAGGTCAAGCAGAACCTGTTTCGGGATCTGGAAGCCATCGTCCGGGACGACTGCGTGCTCGCCACCAACACCTCCTCGCTCTCGGTCACCCGCATCGCCGCCGGGTGCCAGCGCCCCGAACGTGTGGCCGGCTTCCACTTCTTCAATCCTGTGCCGCTGATGAAGATCGTTGAAGTCGTGCGCGGCTCGCGTACCGACGAACGCTACATCCAGGGTCTGGTGGAGCTCGCCGAGAAAGCCGGTCACTTCCCGGCCATCACGCCCGACACGCCCGGCTTTCTGGTCAACCACGCCGGTCGCGCCTTCGGCACCGAGGCGCTGCGCATGCTCAGCGAAGGGGTTGCCACGCCGCAGCAGATCGACCGCATCCTGCGCGACGGCCCGGGCTTTCGCATGGGGCCGTTCGAGCTGTTCGACCTGACCGGCCTGGACGTCTCGCATGCGGTCATGGAATCGGTATACGAGCAGTTCTATCACGATCCGCGCTACACCCCCTCTTTCATCGCCGCGCAGCGCGTGGCCGCCGGATTGCTTGGTCGCAAGACCGGTCAGGGTTTTTATCGCTACGAGGACGGCCAGAAGGTCGAAACCCCCGAGCCTGCCGCCGAAACCGTACTGGTCAACCGCCCTTTCTGGCTGCACTGCGATGATGACGCCGTGCGCAGCGATGTGCATGCTGCTCTCGAGGCGGCTGGCGCCACGCTTGAGACCGGCAACCAGCCCAGCGCCGAAGCCATCTGCCTGGTGACTCCGCTGGGCGAGGACTGCACCACTGCCCTGCTGCACCTCGGCCTGCCCGCCGAGCGTACCGTGGCGATCGACGTTTTCGCCAACTGGGACAAGCGCCGTACTCTGATGCGCAACCCTGCCGTATCGACCGATGTCGTTGCCCAGGCTCGTCAGGCTCTGGCCGCCGACGGTGTACCGGTCGAGGTGATCAACGATTCACCCGGCTTCGTCATTCAGCGCCTGATCGCCAGCGTCATCAATCTGGGCAGTGAGATCGCCCAGAAGGGCATCACCACCCCGGAAACACTTGATCGCGCCATCCAACTCGCGCTTGGCTACCCCAAGGGTCCGCTGGCTTTCGGCGAACATTACGGCAAGCAGCGCGTGCTGACTGTGCTGTGCAATCTGCAGGCGGTGTATGGCGAGCCGCGTTACCGGCCAAGCCCCTGGCTGCGCCGCCGCGCGCAACTCGATCTGCCACTCACCACCCCGGACAACCAGGAGTAATTCATGAGCACTGCCTACATTTACGATGGTTTGCGTTCCCCTTTTGGCCGCCATGCCGGCGCCCTGGCTAGCGTACGTCCGGACGACCTGCTCGCCGAGGTCATGCGCGCGCTGATCGAGCGTAACGGGTTCGACAAGAACCAGTACGAAGACGTGGTCATGGGCTGCACCAACCAGGCCGGTGAAGACGCGCGCAACATTGCCCGTCACGCCGCGCTGCTGTCCGGTCTGCCTCACGACGTGCCCGGGCTGACGGTCAACCGTCTGTGCGGCTCCGGCCTTGCCGCGGTGCTCGACGGTCATCGCATGATCCGCGCCGGCGAAGGCGAGCTCATCATCGCCGGCGGTGCCGAGAGCATGAGCCGCGCGCCTTTCGTCATCGCCAAGAGCGAATCACCCTACTCCCGCGAATTCCGTGCCTTCGACAGCACCATCGGCGCTCGCTTTCCCAATCCGAAGGTCGAACAGGCACACGGTTGCGACACCATGCCGGAGACCGCGGACAACGTGGCCCAGGAGCTGAACATCACCCGCGAGCAGGCCGATACCTATGCCGCCCGCAGCCAGGAGCTCTACGAAAAGGCGCGCGCCGACGGTTTCTTCAAGGACGAGATCCACGGCATTGAAGTGCCGCAGGGCCGGAAAAAGCCGCCGACGCTGGTCGATCAGGACGAGCATCCGCGCCCGGAGAGCAACATGGAGGCGCTGAGCAAGCTGCGCCCGCTGTTCGAAGGCGGCGTGGTCACCGCCGGCAATGCCTCGGGCGTGAACGACGGGGCTGCGGCATTGATTCTCGGGTCCGAAGCAATTGGCGAGAAGTTCGGTATCAAGCCCCGCGCGCGTATCCTGGCTGGTGCCGTAGCTGGCGTGCCGCCGCGCATCATGGGGGTCGGCCCGGTCGAAGCCTGCAGGAAGGCTCTCGCCCGCGCAGGTCTGACACTCAAGGATATGGACGTCATCGAGATCAACGAGGCCTTCGCCTCGCAGGTGCTTGGCTGCGCGAAGATGCTCGAGCTGGACTTCAACGATCCGCGACTCAATCCGAACGGCGGCGCCATTGCCGTGGGTCATCCCCTTGGCGCCTCCGGCGGCCGCCTGGCGCTCACCGCCATGCGCCAGCTCGAGCGCACCGGTGGCCGCTATGCGCTGGTCAGCCTGTGCATCGGCCTCGGTCAGGGCGTGGCGGCGGTCATCGAACGGGTCTGATTCGAGAAGCCGCTGAAAGCTGAAAGGCTAGGACGCGAAAAGATAAGGAGCCCTGCCGGTTGGCGGGGCTTTTCGTATTAGTCAGCTGTGCGGCATGCCGATGCAGCCCAGGCCAGGTCACGCCGTTTCTCCGTGCCGGCCTCGGACATCGTTCAGCCTTTACGAGTCTTCTTTCCGTCCTGCGCACCAGCGGGCGGTTCTGCTAAGGTATCGCCATCTTTCTACGCAGGAATGAGTATGCAGATGAATCCGTTCGAATGGCTTGGTGAAGTGCTCGGCTCTATTGTCCGGGTGATCATTGACAGTCTCGCCTGGCTGTTCGACATCCTCAGCGGTGCCAGCGCCGCCTTCGTCAACGGGTTCGCGCGAACGCTGGGGGTGGACAGCAGCTGGCTGAGTATCGCCGCGGTCATCGTCGGACTGCTGCTACTCTATGCGGGTGTACGCGCCTTCATGCGCAAGCATTTCATCGCCGGGGTCATCTGGCTGTTGCTGGGCCTCTGGCTGCTCAGCGCAATGGTACGCTGACGGAACAACCGTCAACGCAGGGGGTCGTCAGTCGGACGCTCTGCAAATCGTCACGCATTCACTCCGAGGAGGTTACATGGGCTTCGCACTGTCTACCGAACTGCAACTGACCAGCACTGCTTTCGAGCAGCATGGCGCCATCCCTACCAAGCACACCGGAGAAGGCGTCGACGCGTCGCCTGCGCTGAGCTGGTCGAACCCGCCGGCCGGTACCAAGTCGTTCGCGATCATCTGCCACGACCCGGATGCTCCCCTAATTTCTCCCAACGGTACCTACGGCTTCGTCCACTGGGTGCTGTACAACATCCCGTCCGAGGTCGAATCGCTGCCCGAGGGCACCAGTGACTTCACATCGGGCAAGAACAACTTCGGCAAGATCGGCTACAACGGCCCCATGCCGCCCGAAGGCCATGGCCGCCATCATTACTATTACTGGATTCTGGCGTTGGACGCGGACCTGCACCTGCCCGAAGGCATGAACATGTGGGAACTGCTGGCCAAGGTGGAACGCCACACGCTGGCGATGAACCGCCTGATCGGGACCTACCAGCGCGGGTGATCCTGGGCCCAGCCGCAGGAGCGAACGGGGCGCCTGACGGGTCATCAAATCGATGGCTCACCCCTTTCGCGCCCAGATGCGCTCCTACAGAGATGCGGGGAAACCTCACCTTGTAGGCGCGGGCATGACCGCGAAGGGAGATGCGCCGGCCTCTCCCTTCCCTCACCCCGATCAATATCCCAACGACTGCCCGATCGCCTCACGAAGTGGTGCATTGAGCAGCCGCCGCGTTTCCCGATAGGCCTGGCGATCCAGCGTCGCCAGGGCTTTAACCTTGCTCCGCGCCCGCTCCAGCAACTGATCCGGCGGGCACAGCTCGTCCAGAAATCCCGCGTCCATGGCCTGCGCAGGGTCAAGCAGCTCCGCCTGCAATGCGCAGCGCGATAGCCAAGCGGTGGGAATGCGCTCGCGCGCCAGGTGCATGGCGACATCCGGCATGGTCATGCCGATCGCCACCTCGTTGAGACTGACCTTGAACGGGCCGGCCGATCCCAGCCGGTAGTCGGCCAGCAACAGAAGAAACGCTGCCTTGGCCATGGCGTGCCCGGTACTGGCGATCACCAGCGGGGCCGGGAATTCGAGCATGGCCACGGTCAGCCGATCTCCCGCTTCGCGCATGGCGTCCCGGGCGGGCCCGCCGGCGTCGATCAGCTTGCGATCGTAACCCCCACTGAATATGCCCGGTCGACCGTAGAGCAGAACTGCCGCATCGGCTCGGGCCGCTTGGTCGAGCGCATCGAGCAGCGCCTCGATCATGCTCTGCGAGAGCGCATTGGCCTTGCCGTCGTCCAGACCGATCTCGGCGATACCACCAGCGATCGACAGGCTGAGTGCGCTCACGTGTCGGACTGCGCGCGTGCTTCGTCACGCAGAACGCGGCGCAACAGCTTGCCCACGGTGGACTTGGGCAGGTCCTCCCGAATTTCCACGTAGCTCGGCACCTTGTAGCCGGTTAGATGCTCACGACAATGCGCGATGATCGCCGCCTCATCCAGGCTCGGATCATTGAGGCTGACGAACAGCTTGATCGACTCGCCCTTGCGCTCGTCCGGAACGCCTACCGCTACACACTCGCGGATGCCGGGATGGCGCATGACCGCATCCTCGACATCATTCGGGTAGACGTTGAAGCCGGACACCAGAATCATGTCCTTCTTGCGGTCGACCAGCTTGAGGAAACCTTCCTCGTCGATGATCCCGACATCGCCGGTCTTCAGCCAACCGTCATCGGTGATCGTTTCGGCGGTTTCGCCGGGACGCTGCCAATACCCCTGCATGACCTGCGGCCCGCGGATCAACAGCTCGCCCGGCTGGCCGCGCGGCGTCTCGTTACCGTCGTCATCGATCGTCTTCATCTCGGTATCGATCACGGCTCGACCGATGAACCCTTCCTTATAAGGTGTGAACGCGGTGGAAGCGACGACCACGGGCGAGGTTTCGGTCAGCCCGTAGCCTTCACGCACCACCGCTCCGGTACGTGCCTGCCAGCGCTTGGCGATCTCGGTGTTCAGCGGCGCCCCGCCGGAGTTGACCCACTTGAGCTTGCTGAAGTCGATGCTGTCGAAGTCGGGATGATTCATGAGCGAGACGAACAGCGAATTGATGCCCGTCAGCAAGGTGATCGGCTGACGCTTGATGTCGGCGATCATACTGTCCAGATCACGCGGGTTGCTGATCAAAATGCTGTGGAAGCCGGTGTAGACCGAGGCGATGCAGTTCGCCGTGAAGGCGAAGATATGATAGAGCGGCAGTGGCGACACGCGCACTTCGTTGCCGTATTCGACATCACCTTCGCGGATGATGCTGACGGCCTGCAGCACGTTGCTCAGAATGTTGCGGTGGGTGAGCATGGCACCCTTTGAAACGCCCGTGGTGCCGCCGGTGTACTGCAGCAGCGCGAGGTCATCGAGCCCTCGCTCGGGCTGGACCGCTGGCAGCTGCTCGCCGCGGCGCAGCGTCTCCATGAAGCGTACTGCGCCCTTTTCCTCGGTATCGAATACCGGATTGCGCAGATCATCCGTGCCGGTGACGATCAGCAGGTCGACATCGGTCTCAGCCTGAATCTTGCGCACCAGCGGGATCAGTTTGTCCAGCACCACCACAGCCCTGGCGCCGGAGTCGGCAAACTGGTGACGGGTTTCGAACGGGGTGTATTGCGGGTTGGTGTTGACGACAACCAGACCCGCCTTCATGGCGCCGAAGATGGCGATAGTGTACTGCAGCAGGTTGGGCAGCTGGATGGCCAATCGATCACCCGGCTTGAGCCCGGCCGCGTGCCGAAGGTACCGCGCGAACAGGTCAGCCTTGTGGCGCAACTCGAGGAAATTCAGGGTTTCGTCCCCGCAGGAAAACGCCGGTCTGTCGCCGTATCGCTGGCAGGCCTGTTCGAGGACGTCGAAGACAGTGCTGTGTCCCAATTGCGTCAGTTGAGTGGCCACGACCGATTGTGCAGGAATCGACATCTGAACCTCTTGTTTTTGGACTGTTATTTTGCAGTGCGAAACTACATACCAAAAAGATGCTATTCTATCTACCTCAAGTGTGCAATCATCGAGACAATCTCTAACCAGTCTCGCTGTGCAGAATGCCTGCATCTGGTATCGTTCCGGCTTCCGGGCAACAATCCGGAGTAGACCAAGAACAATAATAGACCGCTGCAGGACGCATCGATAAGGTAACCAGACCACATGAACGAAGAGTTGGAATCCCTGAGGGAGACGATACCGGGCAAGGATCGCAAATTCGTCGAGGCCCTTTCTCGCGGGCTGGACGTCCTGCGTGCGTTCAGCCAGGGCGCAGTCGTCATGGGCAACCAGGACATCGCCAGAATCACCGGGCTGCCAAAGCCCACTGTTTCGCGGATGACTTACACCCTCACCAAACTGGGCTATCTGAGCTACTCACCGCAACTGGAAAAATACCAGCTTGACTCCGGTGTGCTCGCGCTGGGCTACGCGTACGTCTCCAACCTTCGTGTACGTCAGCTGGCCAAGCCATACCTGGACGAGTTCGCTCGCACCACCAATACCTCCGTCGGCCTGACCTGCCGCGACCGCCTGTCCATGATCTACGTGGAAAACTGTCGCCCTGCAGAGACCACCTCGCTGCGCATGGATGTCGGCGTGCGCCTGCCACTGGCGACCACGGCAGCCGGCCGTGCCTATCTTGCGGCCATGAAGGATGAAGAGCGCAGCCATGTGATCGCCGCTCTAAAGGACCGTCACGCGGAAAACTGGACCGAGCTCGAGGCCGGTTTGCAGCGAAGCTTCGAGGACTACGCCAAGCATGGGTTCTGCCTGTCCCTCGGCGACTGGGACCGCAACGTCAACGCCGCCGGGGTGCCCCTGTTTCTGCAGGACGGAACGCTGATGGCGCTGACCTGCGGTGCGCCGTCGTATCTGGTATCCGAGGAAAAAGTGAAGAACCAGCTCGCCCATCAGCTGGCAATGCTGGCACGCGATGTGGAGCGCCTGGGCGTCTGATCCGGACACGGGGTTTGCGTCCGGAACCAATGCGGCAGCGGGGTGCCAAAATCTATCGCCCGCATTGCCATCCCGCCCCTCGAATTCGGGCCATCAACATGAGTGATTCAGCCACATTTCGCCTGCGAGGGGCATCGACAAAGGATTTGTTTTTTTGTATTTTGCCTAGCGAAACATGGTTTCATTATTTCGCATAGTGAAACACAGCCCACCCAGTTAAACGGAGGTTAAGCATGTCGGACGTGGTTACCCTGGAACGTCAAGGCGACATTGCCGTCGTCACAGTCAACAATCCACCGGTCAACGCATTGGGGATTGCGGTGCGCGAAGGCCTGCAGAACTGCTTCAAGGCCGCCGAAGCCGATCCGGAAGTCAAAGCCATCGTCCTGGTCTGTGAAGGCATGACCTTCATGGCCGGA
Above is a window of Halopseudomonas nanhaiensis DNA encoding:
- a CDS encoding IclR family transcriptional regulator, producing MNEELESLRETIPGKDRKFVEALSRGLDVLRAFSQGAVVMGNQDIARITGLPKPTVSRMTYTLTKLGYLSYSPQLEKYQLDSGVLALGYAYVSNLRVRQLAKPYLDEFARTTNTSVGLTCRDRLSMIYVENCRPAETTSLRMDVGVRLPLATTAAGRAYLAAMKDEERSHVIAALKDRHAENWTELEAGLQRSFEDYAKHGFCLSLGDWDRNVNAAGVPLFLQDGTLMALTCGAPSYLVSEEKVKNQLAHQLAMLARDVERLGV
- a CDS encoding AMP-binding protein, with translation MSIPAQSVVATQLTQLGHSTVFDVLEQACQRYGDRPAFSCGDETLNFLELRHKADLFARYLRHAAGLKPGDRLAIQLPNLLQYTIAIFGAMKAGLVVVNTNPQYTPFETRHQFADSGARAVVVLDKLIPLVRKIQAETDVDLLIVTGTDDLRNPVFDTEEKGAVRFMETLRRGEQLPAVQPERGLDDLALLQYTGGTTGVSKGAMLTHRNILSNVLQAVSIIREGDVEYGNEVRVSPLPLYHIFAFTANCIASVYTGFHSILISNPRDLDSMIADIKRQPITLLTGINSLFVSLMNHPDFDSIDFSKLKWVNSGGAPLNTEIAKRWQARTGAVVREGYGLTETSPVVVASTAFTPYKEGFIGRAVIDTEMKTIDDDGNETPRGQPGELLIRGPQVMQGYWQRPGETAETITDDGWLKTGDVGIIDEEGFLKLVDRKKDMILVSGFNVYPNDVEDAVMRHPGIRECVAVGVPDERKGESIKLFVSLNDPSLDEAAIIAHCREHLTGYKVPSYVEIREDLPKSTVGKLLRRVLRDEARAQSDT